One genomic segment of bacterium includes these proteins:
- a CDS encoding HNH endonuclease, translating into MKSFFPKPTFKVDDIISYAELVAAENANVQKGMNFQIKPEYSIFLMSVRKNAPYADEWDKATNTLIYEGHDAPSNLAKEPKEVDQPLTTPKGTLTENGKFFTAAQSYKMRLIEEPHKIKVYEKIKDGIWCYKGFFNLVDAKIVNTGVRNVFKFYLSPVQFITKRKEISLPHSRLIPTTVKLEVWARDKGQCVLCGSRENLHFDHDLPYSKGGTSLTAENVRILCMKHNLKKSDKILSFPPIFLS; encoded by the coding sequence ATGAAATCCTTCTTCCCAAAACCAACATTTAAAGTTGATGATATAATTTCTTATGCAGAATTAGTTGCTGCAGAAAATGCAAACGTGCAAAAGGGAATGAACTTTCAGATCAAGCCGGAGTATTCGATCTTTCTAATGTCTGTGCGTAAAAACGCACCTTACGCAGACGAGTGGGACAAAGCAACAAACACTCTCATATATGAAGGTCACGATGCACCAAGCAACTTAGCTAAAGAACCAAAAGAGGTAGATCAACCTTTAACAACACCCAAAGGAACATTAACGGAGAATGGAAAATTTTTTACTGCGGCTCAATCCTACAAAATGAGATTAATAGAAGAGCCACACAAAATAAAAGTCTATGAAAAAATAAAAGACGGTATTTGGTGTTACAAAGGTTTCTTCAATCTTGTAGACGCAAAAATTGTAAACACAGGCGTAAGAAATGTTTTTAAGTTTTACCTCTCCCCTGTTCAATTCATCACAAAGAGAAAAGAAATTTCACTTCCGCATTCAAGATTAATTCCCACAACAGTCAAGCTGGAAGTTTGGGCAAGAGACAAAGGACAGTGTGTTCTCTGCGGCTCAAGAGAAAATTTACACTTTGATCACGATCTTCCCTACTCAAAAGGTGGGACGAGTTTAACTGCTGAAAACGTACGCATACTTTGTATGAAACATAATTTGAAGAAGTCGGACAAGATTCTAAGCTTTCCGCCAATATTCCTTTCCTAG
- a CDS encoding DNA double-strand break repair nuclease NurA, with amino-acid sequence MPFENEFAGYEPLRRILESPKVKALQNRLRVRKKDAREKDIKEKIIEKEKVRPSDFQPDMVLAIDGSYQEVKVENGFPGATIGYITVASVLLFLDKIRVHSKEEFIDPKKFRETEKAATIDTVFPGCNVIIDDEGSAKASMRKTLFEELNNYSVFDGSETLLNTYEQLLKIKIEKDSGGRPAKCPNEDCDADYTYNFGEYTCPVCKGKLYSTDALRLHELMSSVSSNGEMFGQIMSALERVILIHVLRSFEKLNWIGTLKRVAFFLDGPLAAFSTASWLAKSIIHELKRINEVANKINRQDLIIIGIEKTGTFFNHFEEIDISNTGEKDIFPHQTALLLFEDYIRKNIIFSESNKTYGQDTYFGRKFFYKTSNGYRIVPSLAFYNSHQQNIRTATPDQFPRLADVMSILDQLVSSRFPHSVIPLISAHAEASIPLNLGKKIFEDIAREIRNKN; translated from the coding sequence ATGCCTTTTGAAAATGAATTTGCTGGTTATGAACCACTAAGAAGAATATTAGAAAGTCCCAAAGTAAAAGCATTACAAAATAGACTAAGGGTTAGAAAGAAAGATGCAAGAGAAAAAGATATAAAAGAAAAGATTATTGAAAAAGAAAAAGTGAGGCCAAGTGATTTTCAACCAGATATGGTTTTAGCAATTGATGGCAGTTATCAAGAAGTAAAAGTTGAAAATGGGTTTCCTGGCGCAACCATTGGGTACATAACTGTTGCTTCAGTTTTACTCTTCTTAGATAAAATTAGAGTTCATTCTAAAGAAGAATTTATTGATCCTAAAAAATTTCGTGAAACAGAAAAAGCCGCAACCATAGATACTGTTTTTCCAGGATGTAATGTTATTATTGATGATGAGGGTTCAGCAAAGGCTTCGATGCGAAAAACCTTGTTTGAGGAGTTAAATAATTATTCTGTGTTTGATGGTTCAGAAACGCTTCTAAATACATATGAACAATTATTGAAGATAAAGATAGAAAAGGATAGCGGAGGAAGACCGGCCAAATGTCCAAATGAAGATTGCGATGCTGACTACACTTATAATTTTGGAGAATACACTTGTCCGGTTTGCAAAGGTAAATTGTATTCAACAGATGCATTAAGACTTCATGAACTTATGAGCAGCGTAAGTTCTAATGGAGAAATGTTTGGGCAAATTATGTCTGCATTAGAGAGAGTTATATTAATACATGTTTTAAGATCTTTTGAAAAACTTAATTGGATTGGGACTCTTAAAAGAGTAGCCTTTTTTTTAGACGGACCGTTGGCTGCATTTAGTACTGCATCTTGGTTAGCTAAGTCTATTATTCATGAACTAAAGCGAATAAATGAAGTAGCTAATAAAATAAACAGACAAGATTTAATAATTATTGGTATAGAGAAAACAGGAACCTTTTTTAATCATTTTGAAGAAATAGATATTTCAAATACTGGGGAGAAGGATATATTCCCACACCAAACTGCTTTACTATTATTTGAGGATTACATTCGAAAGAATATAATTTTTTCAGAAAGTAATAAAACCTATGGTCAGGATACATATTTTGGCAGGAAGTTTTTTTATAAAACTTCAAACGGATATAGAATAGTTCCTAGCCTTGCATTTTATAATTCTCATCAACAAAATATACGTACTGCAACCCCGGATCAATTTCCTCGACTTGCCGACGTTATGAGTATTCTTGATCAATTAGTATCAAGTAGGTTTCCTCATTCAGTAATCCCATTGATATCTGCTCACGCCGAAGCATCAATACCACTAAATCTGGGTAAAAAAATCTTTGAAGACATTGCCAGAGAAATCAGAAATAAAAATTAA
- a CDS encoding DUF4868 domain-containing protein, with protein MTKENLLKSLESFEQNEIPSVEIFILDQPLKYESGMIFCNVYGGRMHKDMPRQILETFYPKIKRVLINKDYILQNYNPSLLPDRDVIWQYPSSEVPFYNFIIDQIDENEDNYYDDETLSYENIWAIWIKIRIRKKNIYILKKITPSKVITSGGSLAWVFSGNAFRRLEDDVLTLDGTFDVLSCENTLIFENKQKFETVLLYDIILQESASETLEEIKKINLVENFEELKDMLGDDKHSIRKLNKLKQKKYFSEKTFNDYYKIIKDYNVGVKVNIKNKKFIVLNKAQAKLLVKVLNDDYLKSELTDIKYAANSKETL; from the coding sequence ATGACAAAAGAAAACCTTTTAAAGAGCTTGGAATCTTTCGAACAAAATGAAATTCCGAGTGTTGAAATTTTTATTTTGGATCAACCGCTTAAGTACGAATCGGGAATGATATTCTGCAATGTTTATGGGGGTCGCATGCATAAGGATATGCCAAGACAAATTCTTGAGACATTTTATCCTAAAATAAAAAGAGTTCTTATTAACAAAGATTATATCCTCCAGAACTACAACCCATCCCTTTTACCAGATCGGGATGTGATATGGCAATACCCCAGTAGTGAGGTTCCATTCTATAATTTTATAATTGATCAAATAGATGAAAACGAAGATAATTATTATGATGATGAAACATTATCCTATGAGAATATTTGGGCGATATGGATAAAAATACGAATTCGAAAAAAAAACATTTACATTTTAAAGAAAATTACTCCCTCTAAAGTAATAACCTCGGGTGGTAGTTTAGCTTGGGTTTTTAGTGGTAATGCATTTCGAAGATTAGAGGATGATGTTCTTACGCTGGATGGTACTTTTGATGTATTAAGCTGTGAAAACACTTTGATCTTTGAGAATAAACAAAAATTTGAAACCGTTTTACTATATGACATAATCTTACAAGAATCGGCAAGTGAAACACTTGAAGAGATAAAAAAAATCAACCTAGTTGAGAATTTTGAGGAATTAAAGGATATGCTGGGCGACGATAAACATTCAATACGAAAACTTAATAAGCTCAAACAAAAAAAGTACTTTAGTGAGAAAACCTTTAATGATTATTACAAAATAATAAAAGATTATAATGTCGGTGTGAAAGTAAATATTAAGAATAAAAAATTTATTGTTTTAAATAAAGCTCAAGCAAAGTTATTAGTTAAAGTTTTAAATGATGATTATTTAAAATCCGAGTTGACTGATATAAAGTATGCAGCCAATAGCAAGGAAACTTTATAA
- a CDS encoding site-specific DNA-methyltransferase — protein sequence MQNYIKILNGRSSAESRWLRFGPYYAMFPMKFAFKVINNYSNEGDFILDPFSGRGTSIIAASLLNRKSVGIEINPLGWIYTKVKLNPSSKNRVINRLDSIYKLSHKNRSEIKGYPKFYKMCFCGEVLTFLITARNELNWKFSPVDRTLMSFLLVYLHGKIGEGLSNQMMMTKSMGDNYSIKWWREHKLNNPPKINPYEFIKSRVEWRYEKGRLNLNHNEVHLGDSSKILKSIDKKFNLLFTSPPYWSLTDYHVDQWLRLWLLGYDLKPKTNKNKYKGRFVSKANYRKLLDDVFFQTSKLMKKNSVIYVRTDSRSFTLSTTKEILTKYFPRHQINIKRKPFRKKTQTELFGNKTKKSGEIDIILTP from the coding sequence ATGCAGAATTATATTAAAATATTAAACGGTCGTAGCTCTGCTGAGTCAAGGTGGCTTAGGTTTGGTCCTTACTATGCAATGTTTCCGATGAAGTTCGCATTTAAAGTCATTAATAATTACAGTAATGAGGGCGATTTTATACTTGATCCTTTTTCCGGTCGTGGTACAAGTATTATTGCTGCAAGTTTACTCAATAGAAAAAGTGTGGGAATTGAAATTAATCCTCTTGGTTGGATTTATACTAAGGTTAAACTTAACCCTTCAAGCAAAAACAGAGTAATAAATAGATTAGATTCAATTTATAAATTATCTCATAAAAACCGATCTGAAATAAAAGGATATCCAAAGTTTTATAAAATGTGTTTTTGTGGCGAGGTATTAACATTTTTAATTACTGCTAGAAATGAATTAAATTGGAAATTTTCGCCAGTTGATAGAACTTTAATGAGTTTTCTTCTTGTTTATCTTCACGGGAAAATCGGAGAAGGTCTTTCTAATCAAATGATGATGACGAAATCAATGGGTGACAACTATTCTATTAAATGGTGGAGAGAACACAAATTAAACAATCCACCCAAAATAAATCCTTATGAATTTATTAAATCAAGAGTTGAGTGGAGATATGAAAAAGGCAGGCTAAATTTAAATCATAATGAAGTTCATTTGGGTGATTCATCGAAAATTCTTAAAAGTATAGATAAAAAGTTTAACCTATTATTTACTTCTCCACCCTACTGGTCATTAACTGATTATCATGTTGATCAGTGGTTAAGATTGTGGCTTCTTGGCTATGATTTAAAGCCAAAAACAAATAAGAATAAATACAAGGGACGATTTGTTTCAAAAGCAAACTATAGAAAGCTTTTAGATGATGTGTTTTTTCAAACGTCCAAATTGATGAAAAAAAATAGCGTTATATATGTACGAACAGATTCTCGTAGTTTTACTCTAAGTACAACAAAAGAAATTTTAACAAAATATTTTCCCAGACATCAGATAAACATTAAAAGAAAACCTTTTCGCAAGAAAACTCAAACAGAGCTATTTGGAAACAAAACGAAAAAATCCGGTGAAATAGACATCATTTTAACTCCTTAA